TCAAAACAATCACAACCCAATGCAGAGATGTCCTCCACATAACACCATCTAGGCTATGGGAAAAATGCTATCAATGGTCTCCAGAGCGTGATGAgaggaagaagatgagaaatCACCAAGACTCTGAGAAGAAGTAATGCTGGAGCTGAACCTGAGGCCTGGGCAGGATGTTATAGGCAAAGCTGGAGGTCAGAAGCAGAGATCAGAGTGAGCCTATGGGGAGAATGTTGgtggaagaaaacagaacaaagcagcCCTGAAATCAGCAAGCATGGCCAGTGGGCTCTGAGAGCTGAAATCAGTCCCCATTATGATAGACCCTTCAACAGCATCCCTCTTCTTACACCAAAGGGGACCATGGTAGAGAAGCTCATTTTCTTTCAGTTACTGTCAACATCAGCACTGTCCGGTAGAGCTCTCTGTGATGATGAAATGGTCTCTGTGCTGTCCAACAGATGGCCACTATAGCCACTACTAAGCACTTGAAGCAATGCTAGTGCAACCAAGGAACTAAACTTATAACTTGATTTTATTGTAAATAGTTAAATTTTAATAGGCACAGGTAGctggtggctactgtattggatggTAGAGGTTCAGATACCAAAAGGTCCTCTTTCCCATGCCATTTGGCCATGGGATAATGACAAGCTGCAATAGTATGCCCTGGTGTTGGGATAGAAGACTTCTAGGGTCACTGAGTAATCTCTCCCTTATTTGGGGAAGAGAAAAGTTCAGTTCCACCATGAACAGATATGAGTGTGTGGGtgggttgttgtttttggattttgttgttgttgtttcctgCTAAAAGGCCAATTTCTACGTGAGTTTTTACTTAAGCAAGAGTCGAGTCGCTGACAGAATGAATACGTGTCTCTTTTGGGGAGGAAAGAAATCCCACCCCCAAAGCTCCTTAGTCCCTAAAGACCTTTTAgtcagagagagggaagagggagaggctggGAGTAACCATTCTAATGCTACTGGTCCTTGAGCCCAGAAATTTAGTTCTCAAACCTCGCAGGAAATCACGTATTTAAAAAAACCTGTTACAACCATGCTCATAgcggcattattcacaatggccaaaaggtggaagtaaACCAAGTGTCCATCTATAGAgaactggataaacaaaacgaggtatatacatataatggaatattattcagccttaaaaagaaacaaaatcctgACACATGCTAAAGCATGAATGAacattgaggacattatgctaaacgAAATAAGCTGGTCACTAGAAGATAAATacaatatgattccacttatatgaggcctAGAGTAGTCGGATTCATAGAAGTATAATGGTTGCCAGGAGTAGCAGGGAGGATGGGGtattgtttaatgagtatagagtttcagttttgcaagatgaagagttctgCGGATTGGATGCACAACAAtgcacttaacactactgaactgtacaataAACGGTTAAGATGGTACATTAAGTTATGCATATTTGACCACAATTTAAAACAAACCAATACGCATATGTATACCAAAAAGCAGAGGCAGAGGGCAGAAGGAGGTAGGCACAGGAGTTTTAGCCTCACCATGCCACCAGTGCTCCAAGAACAGCCGCACTCCACCCGAAAAGGCacgtccctccctccttccctccctcccggaGGCCTGTCCTGTGATTCTCCATCGGGCGCTCACAATAATGTCCTTAAGCGGTGCCAGCAGTACCTCCGCGCCGGCCTGAGGAGCGGGTGGCCAATGAGCACGCGCCTGCGCCAGACCTCGCGCCCCCATTGGCTGCGCCCAGCAGCCCGCGACCCCTCAGGTTCCCAAGCCGGGTTTAAAGGGGTTGGGCGCGGGCTACTGCCCTGCCATCCGCTCCCCGCGCGCAGGTTTGCGGGGAGGGGCGGCCTGCTGAAAGGTCCACCCCGGGGCGTTCCTGAAGGGCGCTTCGGCCCTCCCCACCGTCCCCCAGATGTATTATGCGGTTTCCCAGGCGCGCGTGAACGTGGCCCCTGCGACCATGTTGCGGCCACAGCGGCCGGGAGACGTGCAGCTCGGGGCCTCCCTGTATGAGCTAGTGGGCTACCGGCAgccgccctcctcctcctcttcctccacttcctcttcctcctccacgaCGGCCCCCCTTCTCCCCAAGGCGGCGCGCGAGAAGACGGAGGCGCCCGCCGAGCCGCCGGGCACGGGAGCCGGGCCGGGCGCGCACGCGGGCGGCGGCTCCCGGGCAGACGCCAAGGAGGAGCAGCAACAGCAGCTGCGGCGCAAGATCAACAGCCGAGAGCGGAAGCGCATGCAGGACCTGAACCTGGCCATGGACGCGCTGCGCGAGGTCATCCTGCCCTACTCGGCGGCGCACTGCCAGGGTGCACCGGGCCGCAAGCTCTCCAAGATCGCCACGCTGCTGCTCGCCCGCAACTACATCCTGCTGCTGGGCAGTTCGCTGCAGGAGCTGCGCCGCGCGCTCGGCGAGGGCGCGGGGCCCGCTGCACCGCGCCTGCTGCTGGCCGGCCTGCCTCTGCTCGCCGCAGCGCCGGGCTCAGTGCTGCTGGCGCCCGGCGCCGTGGGGCCGCCCGACGCGCTTCGCCCGGCCAAGTACCTGTCGCTGGCGCTCGATGAGCCGCCGTGCGGCCAGTTCGCGCTCCCCGGCGGCGGCCCGGGCGGCGGCGCGGGCAGCCCCGGCCTTTGCACCTGCGCCGTCTGCAAGTTCCCGCACCTCGTCCCGGCAGGCCTGGGCCTGGCCGCGGTGCAGGCGCAGTTCTCCAAGTGAGGGCTGGCCCGGGCCCGGGGCGCGACCTCGGCCCGGCCTCCCGCCGCCCAGCTTCTGCGCGTCCCCGCGCCCTGCGCCCCGCGAGAGCAGGGCCGAGCAAAGAGGGCATTTCGAACTTTCTCGCCCGGAGAAAGGGACTGTTGGgcgtccccctccccgcccccaccccggggAAATTAAAGTGACCCGAGCGGATGTTCGATAGGGCGTCGGGGCTGTTTGGGGTTCTGGGTGGATTCCAGCTGCTTTGCGCAGCAAGTGCGCACTCCCACTGCCACTGTCACCCAGCGCTTGTCTCTCCCGGCTCCTGGAGTCGCGCGCTTCGCAGGGGGTGATGTGGACTTCAGGGCGCCATGCTCGCCCAGGGTGCGGCGGCAGGCCAGGCCCGAGGAGACCAAGGGGCTGCTCTCGGAGGGCGGGGGGGAGAGGTGGCGGTGTTTTCCTCTCCTCGGCCAGAGGTCATAGGCGCCCTTGTTCCCAGCAGCCAGCCCCTGTTAGAGGAGGCTTCCCGACCCCAGAAAGCCGAGAGAGACCACTTAGTCGGTGCAGAAGGTCTCGGGCGTAGCAGACGGACAGACCCTCTGCGGCTGGACGGTTGGCGTCGCGGTGCCACGGGAGGGGGCGATGACAATTCCCGGGTCGATGGGTGTGCTGGGTTGGGAAGTCCGCTTTCGTACCCCGACGATTACAATGCAGCTTTTGATAATCGCATAACCGTGTGTTTTGTTGCGATTATTCGCTTTGAAATCCTGGGGTCTTCTTAGAAGGGCAGTTTAGAACTCAAGATTCATCGTTTTGTGCCCCCCTTCCCCAAAGGTAGCGTAACCAACATTTGAGCTTGCTTAAAAACAACCACCTTTCCCCCGCAGAAGGGGTTCCCCGTGTCCTAAAAAGTAGGTAACAATGCGTTTCGCCGTTGCCGTCCTGTCAGAAAGCACGATCTCTAATTAACGTTGTGCCTCGTTAAAAGACGCGGAGGGGAACCGGGAGTCTCACACAGCAGGCTGCTCGGAGCGGCCCCGCTGCGGTGGCAACGGCGGGATGGCGTTTTCCGCGCTGTCCCTTCACGTGCGGGTCCTTGGACCAGCGCGTGGGGCGGGTCATCTGGCCGCTGTGCGATTGAAGAACTATCAGTACATTGATTTGTTACAGACGTTAACAAATTACTTCACCCAAGATGATTTTATGATCTTTCAGAAGCTTGCTTTGGATTTTATGTTTAAGGTTTTTGGTTGTTGGTAGTAGCCGAATTTaactggcattttatttttttctctaactttGTTTCGTTGCGCTGTGAAGAATCaacaaaataaacatgtaaaaaccTTACATTTTCCGCCTGATTTGTTTGTTAATAAAAGTGTAAGGTGCCCTGGTGGATCCAGAACCTCAGGATGAAGGGTAATAATTAAATGACACGGGTCAAGATTTTTAAACCTGACTTCCTGATTTGTAAAATAATCCAATGGAGTCAAACTGTAGGTCAAGTTCAGGCATCGCAGGTGAATGGGTgggtgagaggagggagggaggaattccAGAAATTAGTTCTTAGCCaagctggggcggggggagggtctTTTTACACTACAGTCTGGAAAATGGGTTATGAAATACGtttatgataaaattattttctactcATCATATTTCTCAGAAATCTACTTTTTTCTGTCTCAGTGGACAGAAGCTTAAACAATATCTCATGGCTATGAGCTTTCCCCCCCATCATTTAAATCAGGTTGGAGTTGTCTCCCAGGAAATTATGACCTTGGACATCATTTTATTCTAACAAGTGAAGAAAACTCTTCTGTCTGATGATGTTACAAAGAATTTGGAATGTGGACTTGCTCACATGCgatatttaaatattcatagTTATTAATGAAATACAACCACATTTAAAGGTAGGGGGATCATAGGGGAGAAATAGTGTCCCCTTTAACCTGTGGAAAATTAAAGAAAGGCCAGATAAGGTGATTTACTCAATTTTATCCACATTGGTTAATGTGAAGCATGTATACATTTAGGAAAAATGAGCATTCACTTCGGGAACACAGAAGGGATTGGTGGGAAGGAGTGCAGGCCAGATGGAATTGCCTTGCCTACCATCCTGGCTAAGTGTCTATTTACtcaaggggaggggcaggagaggactTGAGGGAAAGTAGCGCTATGCACCAACCCATTTCGGGGAAGAATTTCTCATTCTTCCTGACTCTGCCATCAGAATATTCACAGGCTTCTATTATAACTAAATTTGAATTGTGGCCTTCTGTGTATTTAACAGCTGTCTTTGCTTACCTTGCATCTTGACAATGGACAGAGAGAAAATGAACAACTAAATCAAAACCAAATCAGGTCGcccctgaaaaaaaatatttctaggatattagaaataaacaattccTCCAATAGTCCCGACTATATCACCTAGATGCCATCCTCATTTTGAAAACCATCTCTAAAAGAAGCAGAAAGCTATAGGGCAGAAAAGGGATGGGTGGTCTCCCTCCTGTCTCTACTCATAAACTGGAGCAAGTACCAGTGCCTTATAGGAAAGGTAACActacatgtgatttttttatttaactgaaaaaaatcacaacctATCATGCTTTCCAGAACCACTAAAGATTACGAGTGAATTTCACAAGAATATGCAGGGCTATTTTGAATATCATCAAAGTATTTAAGTTATCTGCCTGCATGTAGCATCTTATTGGCCCATGTGCCAAGCAAGATGAGCAGACCCCCTCCTTATAAGGAATTTACATCCCGAAAAATAGCATCAGAGGGCATTCAGGAGTCCTGTAGAATCAAAGGCAATTATATATGGTGCCCCAAATGCAAAGTTAGACCTCTGAACATATGTCTATGGGAGGGTAGCATATTCTGCAGACACAATATTTAAGTGCAGACATGTATGTTGTAGAGCAAGGAGTTGCTTTTTGAAATCTGCAGGCAGGCTTTTTGCAGAAGGAACAAGTTTAAGCTGGTCTTGGAAGCGGTTGGGAAAGCAGAGAGGGTGTAAGACAGGCTCCTTGAGAAAGGTTCACCCGGCTTCAGAAGCACAATGAAAAGAAACATGTGGCTCAACGCCAAAAAAAGTTCTCTGCATCCAGCCAACCACCAATTTGTGATCCCAGCGACGAGAGTGAACAGAACCTAAGGGGAAAATACACAAGGCCCTGAGAAATTACGTTGTTATATGTGCGGGAGGCCAGGTGAGCAATCAATCAGTAAACAGAGAGCAGATTAAATG
Above is a window of Eschrichtius robustus isolate mEscRob2 chromosome 6, mEscRob2.pri, whole genome shotgun sequence DNA encoding:
- the OLIG1 gene encoding oligodendrocyte transcription factor 1, translated to MYYAVSQARVNVAPATMLRPQRPGDVQLGASLYELVGYRQPPSSSSSSTSSSSSTTAPLLPKAAREKTEAPAEPPGTGAGPGAHAGGGSRADAKEEQQQQLRRKINSRERKRMQDLNLAMDALREVILPYSAAHCQGAPGRKLSKIATLLLARNYILLLGSSLQELRRALGEGAGPAAPRLLLAGLPLLAAAPGSVLLAPGAVGPPDALRPAKYLSLALDEPPCGQFALPGGGPGGGAGSPGLCTCAVCKFPHLVPAGLGLAAVQAQFSK